The Candidatus Nezhaarchaeota archaeon genomic interval TCATTATTCATCACAAGCTCCTCGCTGCTCATCCTCGATAACGGGCATAGAACTGATCTGACCATTATGGGGAAGTACCCCGCAAAGACCTTTGTAGTACCCTCCCTTACACCATCAACATATTTGGTTATCGTTATGTATAGGGGTCCAGCATAGGTTAAGTTTCTAAGCCGAGCCTCCATCGGTAAAACATTCCTTTCCGAACCATCAGCCTCCTTGACGATCGGAGCCCCTATATGAACTTTATCAAACCTTATTTTAACATCTTTTACTTCAAGCCCTCCAAACTCATAAATTATCCTCTGCAACCCATGGGTCACGAACTCATTATAGGATGCTAGATGTTGTTTTGTTAAACCATTCTCCTTGATGTAAGCCTTAATTAAATCCCACCTATCATCAAGAGTTAAGATGATCGGCACCCCCTACGGGACAACAAGCCTATACGCTATGGTCTCACCTGCTGTCGGGCTTTTCCTTACTATTTTAACTATATCACCAGGCTTTGCACCTATGAGTTTAGCAACAGGATCTGAGGCTCTAATCCATGGCAGTTGTTCAGGCTTTATTTTAAGTTGCTCCACTAAAGCTTTCTTTTCTTCCTTGCTTAAGAGGATGTGTTTCGGGACAAGCACATGGTCCAGAATCGTAAATTTCTTTTTCAATATTTAACCCCCAAAATCCAAGCGAAGTACATCATTGAATAGCACTGCAGTTAGTGAAAACGAAACAAAAGGGGTACCAAATAAATTTTTACCCTCCTACCTACTTTAACTTCTCATGCTAACCACGTGAAGAGGGAGAAACACCTAAAAACCGCCAACTAAACCTCCTCTACATAGGGCCCGTAGCTCAGCATGGTAGAGCAGCGGGCTTTTAACCCGAAGGTCGCGGGTTCAAATCCCGCCGGGCCCGCTTACTTCATCATTAAAATTCCTTGGCAAGTACCTACTTAATGCATTATAATGTGCCTTTTGCATATCATGAGCCTTACGTCGAGGCAAGTAGTTAGAAATGTAAAGGAAGTAAAGCCAAGCAAGGGCAGCAGCTTATTTAAATGGAGAATAAATTAGATATTCCTCAAAAGAACAATAACCTTGCCATTGGTAACCTACTTATCCATTGACGCTTGAGGCATTTTATTAAGGATGATGAACTTCAACATCGACGACCATCTGCCAACGCCTCGGAGCTATTTGTTTTACAAACCCTACATATGGGACATTCAAAGTAACCCATTTATTTTCTTCTATCTTTGCTAGGACTTTCTCTTTAGCTTTTAGGGTAGTCTGTGGTTCGTCCTCAAACACATAGACATGGAGAATACCTTTGTTCCTTAGCGCTTTGAGAGCATCGCCTATGTAGTCTAATGATCTTTCTGGCAAGTTCATGATGACTCTATCAACCTTGCCCCTTAAGTGCTCATCTACGACTTTTCTTGCATCACCAAAAAATGGTATGACCTTGCCTTGAAGCCTGTTAAGACTAATATTCTTAACAAGGCACTCATATGCTATGGGGTTAAGCTCAATAGCGTAAACCAAAACCTTCCTCTTCAGTGCTACTTGAATTGCAAAAGGTCCAACCCCCGAAAACATATCTAGTATGCTCTCTCCGTCGCGTACCTGTGACGTTATCCTAATTCTCTCCGTTGAAAGTCTAGGGCTGAAGAAGACGCCTCTCACATCAACATAAAGTTTTGCCCCATGCTCTTTATGTATCGTAACGCTCTTGTCCTCACCGCCTATGAGCTTTAAGGGTCTTATTCTGAAGTCCCCCTCTACTGCCCCCACCTTAGCGTAGACGGATTTAACGTTTCTATGCACCGATAAAATAGCTTTAGCCACAAGTTCTTCATGTCTGAGGAGCTCATCGGGCAATTCAACTATAGCTATATCCCCAATGATATCCCAAGACTTTGGGATTGAAGCTAGAAGATGTGGAGGAAGTTTATCACTGAGCCACTCAATTATCGTTTTTGGGGTTCTCGGTATCTCATCGAATTCCTCCTCCTTAAGAACGAAGTAGCATATCTCTCGTAATTTCTCTTCCTCATTCCTGGACAATGCCCTTGAAAGGGGTATGTGAATCTTATCATTTGACACTTTTATCTTTAAGCCAAAGTCTAGGGCATCAATGGAGGCTAAGTAACGCCTCACAGCTTCTCCTCTATTCTTTTCAACAACTAAGGCTAGCGCCTTCCTCACTCACTAATCACAGCTCCAGCCATACTTTCCCCTTAGCGGCACGAAAACACATCCACCTAACTCCTTCTCTTCGTAATCGCCTTCACTTAATCTCCTTATCAACATTAGCTCTTGGACATAGTAAGGCGATCCTATGGGTATGACGAGCCTACCGTTAACTTTTAACTGCTCTTTAAGAGGTTTAGGCGCTCCTGGTGAAGCCGCTGTTACTATTATGGCATCATATGGAGCAGCTTGAGGATAACCTAGTGAGCCATCACCATGAATTACTGTTACCCTATCAAGGTAATTCAATCTGCCTAGGTTCTCCTCAGCTCTTCGTGCTAATTCACCCACTATTTCTATGGTGTACACATGCCCCTTCAAGCTACCTTCATGAGGAGCTACTATCTCTGCGTAAACTGCAGCCATGTAGCCACATCCACCACCTACTTCAAGAACTTTATCTCCCGGTTTGAGCTCGGCAGCTTCACACATCCATGCGACCATGTGTAATGCGGATGTTGTTTGTCCATAGCCTATGGGTATTGGTCTGTCAACATAGGCATAATCTCGATATTCCCTAGGTATGAACTCCTCACGAGGTACTTTAAGCAATGCGTCGGCCACTATCTTCCTCTTTATTACACCTGCCTCTATGAGGCTTTGAATGACCCTTCTCTTCTCCGCCTCTAGATTTTTAGGCATTGCTCTCAAGTATTAACGAATTAGGAGTAAGGTGATTAGTACTTTTCTCATAATATAATTGAGGGACACTGACATGAAACTTAAGGAGACCTTCAGGGCTTGGGGTCACCCAAACATAAGAGCTACACATAGAACCACGCTGGAAATAACACGTGAAGAGCATCTAACACTTAGAGGTGATTGTATAGTAGCCGTCAGATCTGAGAAGAGCGTAGCAGATTTAGATCCAAAGTTTAAGCAAATGATCATGCAAGATAGTGCTAGAATAACGCTAGTACTGAAAGTCCTTGGCATTGAAGATACCATTACAGGTTTTGGTCATGAAAAGCTGATGCTAACAAGTCAAGTTAGTATGGTGTGCAGAAAAAGCAGCTACATATGTCCTAGAACACTCATGATTAGAGCCGATAAATCTGCTATCGATATCGATAGAGAACTAATTGAGTACCTAAGACAGGGCAAGCAAGTAGAGATCGCAATTGAAGTCGAAGTTTAATGCCTCTTAAAGAAGGACTCTAAAGTCGGTTGTCTTGCGTATTGCTGGTGTACTTTCAATATCCTATCAAGCGCATTCATCACTCTCTCCTTAGAGAAATCCCTCTCTTCGCAGAGAAATGTTATAATCCCATCTACATCCGGTTTTCTCCATTCAAGCTTATAGTTACCGGTGACCTGCGGCTCCATAAATATCCTCTTTATATCAAGAGGGTCTACCGGAAATTCAGCATCAGGTATAGCCTTCAAAACCTTTTCAAGAGAACCATAAGTCTTTATCAGCTTCAAGGCTGTCTTGGGTCCTACACCCTTAACACCATCAGGGTTATAGTCGGTTCCAATTAGGATAGCTACCTCAATTAATTGCTCCCTCGTTATCTGAAGCTCTTGTAAAACTTTGTCAAGCTCAATAAGCTCAGGATGTACTTCAATGTATTCATCTCTACGCGGCAACTTTCTTTTACCACTTATAGTCAAGTTTCTAACAAGTCTCTTAGCTCCAAAGAGTAGGGAGTCGTAATCTTGACTTGCAGCAGAATAAGCATCACCTTTAATTGTCATGTAGGCGGCTTGAGCTTCTCCCTCTGAAGGTGCCTGGACCCAAGGAACCCCAAGAAGATTCAGCAGCTCTTTAGCCTCGCTGCTCATCTCATCAGTTAAATGAGCAGTTTGTTGTGCGTAGGTTTTAGCAGCCTTTAAATCTCCTCTACTTAACGCTTCCTCGTACTTCTTTACAGCCTCCTCCTTGACTCTCTTCCTTCTTAAAACCTCCATTTCTTTAATTTCAGGTGGTCTTCCATCAAAAACGTATACGGGTTTTATACCAACTTCAAGGAAGTTAATTGTCCTGTATAGAAGTCCACTTAAATGACTTGTTACTCTACCATGTCTATCTTTAAGTGGAGTGCCATCAGGTTGCCTTATGATTGAGAGGAACTGGTAAAGAGCGTTGTAAGCGTCTACTGCTACTACTTTACCTGATAACGTGTTAAGCGTTACAGTTGAGCGAGGAATTAGGTCTTTTAGGTCTACACCCATGGTTTTAAGTCACATCTCCCTCAGTCTAAGGGACTTAACACTTTTACTCACACTAGATACACTAATTAACTCTTTTAGCTCTAACCTCATGACTGCTTTGTAGAATTCTTTTGGTGAAAGATCCTTATACACCATTTTAACCATTCTATATATCTCCTTATCCTTCGCTACACCCTTCCTTTGTCTTAGCATGTCAATTATTAAGTCGTCAATTGGAATAGGACGCCAGAGCTTTGGACCTCTCAAACCTCTCCACCTAGACGAAGCTTAGCATCGGACCTCTTCCTCTTTGCATGTAGTGCCTCAATCTTTCAGCCCAAGCTCTATAACTTTTCACCATGTCCTCTGTTATCGATGGAGGTACTTTCTTTAGGGCTTCGTTGAAGTGCCTCATCTCTACCTTCTCCGCATTTATATTTTCACGCAGGGCAAGTATGCCGGCTTCGCGACATACAGCCTCAATATCAGAGCCCGCATAGCCCTCCATTATCCTTGCAAGCTGTGTTAAGTCTACATCCTTCGCTAAGGGCATATTTCTAGTATGTATCTGTAGTATCTCAAGTCTAGCCTCATAATCTGGAGGCGGCACATAAATCAATCTATCAAATCTACCAGGTCTCAGAAGAGCCGGATCAATTATATCAGGTCTATTCGTTGAAGCCAGCACTATTACGTTGTCTAAACTTTGAATACCGTCCATCTCAGTTAATAGTTGAGTTATGACGCGTTCTGTAACTGCAGAGTCTCCAAAGCCTAGACCTCTGATGGGCGCTATAGAATCAATTTCGTCGAAATACACAACGCAAGGAGATGCTTGTCTTGCTTTTCTAAAGATTTCTCTTATTGCTTTTTCACTTTCACCAACCCATTTACTAAATATTTCAGGACCCTTAACACTTATGAAGTTAGCCTCAGATTCTGTCGCCACTGCCTTAGCTAGTAATGTTTTTCCACATCCAGGGGGGCCATAGAGCAAAACACCCTTAGGAGGTTTTATACCCATCCTTTTAAATGCATCAGGATACTTCAATGGCCACTCAACAGCCTCTCTAAGCTCTTGTTTTACTTGCTCTAAACCACCTACATCGCCCCACTTAACATTAGGTATCTCGATGTAAACCTCTCTTAGTGCCGAAGGCGTTATCTCCTTAAAAGCCTCAAGGAAGTCTTGCATAGTTACTTCAAGCTGCTCTAAAACTTCTAATGGTATTCTTTCTTGAGATAAGTCGATTCTGGGCAAATACCGCCTTAAAGCCTTCATAGCTGCCTCTCTGCATAGTGCTGCTAAATCTGCTCCTACGAATCCATGTGTTACTTCAGCTAACTTATTTAGATCTACATCCTTCGCTAAGGGCATATTTCTAGTATGTATCTGTAGTATCTCAAGTCTACCCTGCTTATCTGGAACACCAATCTCAATCTCCCTATCAAACCTACCAGGTCTCCTCAAAGCAGGATCAACAGCATTAGGCCTATTAGTAGCACCAATGACTATAACGTTACCCCTGGCCTCAAGTCCATCCATTAAGGCCAGAAGTTGAGCGACTACTCTCTTCTCTACTTCTCCTGTTACTTCTTCTCTTTTTGGTGCTATAGCATCTATTTCATCTATGAATATTATTGATGGAGCATTCTTCTTAGCTTCCTCAAAAATCTCTCTCAATCTCTGCTCACTCTCACCATAAAACTTACTCATAATCTCAGGACCATTAATGGCAAAAAAGCGGGCATCAGTTTCATTTGCCACTGCTTTAGCTAGTAATGTTTTTCCACATCCAGGGGGACCATAGAGCAAAACACCCTTAGGAGGCTCGATGCCAAGCCTCTTAAATATCTCAGGGTGCTTAAGCGGTAATTCGACCATTTCTCTGATCTTCTGAATAGCATCGTGCAACCCACCAATATCCTCATAGGTCACTCTAGTTGCTCTTGCTTCTTCAGCTGGCCTCTCATGGATTATTAAGTTTGTTGACTCGGTAACAACTACCACTCCTGATGGTTTAGTAGATACTACCACGAACGGTATGGCTTGACCTAAGACAGGTATTAAGACGTGGTCTCCTTCAACTAAAGGATAGTCAATAAGCCTTCTTTTTACAAAATTCATAAAGCTATGATCTATAGATATCGTAAATGATTCAGGGGCTAATCTAACAATCTGTGCTGGTGACACTTTTGCCCTCCTTACTATGACTTTATCACCTATACTTACACTAGCATTCCTCCGAATTAGGCCATCCATCCTTATTATTCCAGCTCCTTGATCTTCGATGTAAGCTGGCCATACAATAGCAGCCGTCCTCTTTTTACCCTCTATTTCTACTATATCACCGACATTAAGATTGAGTTTTCTTAAGACCTCACTATCTATCCTGACTTTCCCTCTACCGACATCCCTAGCCTTTGCATCTGCAACCTTTAAAGTGACCTCAGTAGTAAAGTCCTTTGTAGATTCTTCTCCTCCCTCGTTCGTCACATTACTTCACCTCGCAACTTAAAGATTTTTGCAAAACCTTTTTTTAAGGGTTGAGCAGCATTTCACCCATCCTAAAAGTGACATTACGGCATCCTATGCTTAGCCCTTCTCCTTAATTAACCTTACTTTAACTTAACCTCGAAACAAACTCTACTTCCACCTCTCCAACACCCTCAATGCTTTTAATAGCTTCTTCTAAACTGTAAGTTCCTCCTTCTGTTTCCTCGCGCATTAAAATTAAAATCTTTAAAGCATTGAGCCCAAAAGCTATAGGTTCAACCCTATACGATTGGAGCATATAACCTTGCCCGAGCTTAGCTATGGCTTCTTCAATCCTCTTCCTTAATTTCTCAATGTCGACATCGACATCAGCCGGTAGAACTCTCAATAACGCCATGACTTTCGCCAATTTTAATCACCTAAGGTCCCTGAAACCCACACTTAAGGCATTTATAAGGTTTAGTGTGTTTTCTACAATACCAGCATCTCCAAAAAAGAGTCTCACCACAGTTGGGGCAATAGAACTTCGTGCTCCTAGTTCCTGGAGCTATTGGTCTCTTGCATGATGAACATAGCGGTAATTGTACTTCAGGCAAACATTCTTCCCCTCTATGTTTAGGAGAACAAGGTTCGCACGGAGTATTTAAATGCTTTCACAGGCTCTAGGAGAGTTAGAAATAGGATGCTTACTAGAAGCAGGGCTGGTCTCTTTAAGATTGATGTTATATGATAATCATAGTGAACACTCTCTTCAAAGAGCGAGATTAATTTAGCTCTAGAAGCAAGCCTCACTACTCGATCAATACTCCCCTTAGTAAACTCCCTAACCAATAATCCTAAGCTTTCCTCTACTCCTAATAGACGCCTCCACATAGTTTCATACACTCTCTCCTCAACTTCTCTCCTCACAACCTTTGCTGCAACTACACCAGCTATAGAACCACACAGTGAACCGTAAACAATGCCACCACCTGTTAGAGGTTTGGTTTGGCCAGCAGCATCCCCAACGGTAATGAAGCTGTCAGAGTACGTCCTCTCCGCTGAGCCTACAACGATAGTGCCACCATACGTCCTCTTTATGGTACAATCCCTTAGTAGTTTAGAGACTATTGGATGATGCTTGATAAGCTTTCCCAAAAGCAAACTGCAGCAACTCATTGTTGAAGCAACTCCCACCCGTACTTCACTATCACCTAGTGGTATGACCCATGCAAAGAAATCAGGAGCCCACTCCTTCCCCTTAATTATTAGGACCTCATCATCATGGACATTAGCACCTCTAAGATCCATTTGAAGAGCTGGTAGTTTAAATCTAGGCCCACTCAACCCCATCTTCCTTGCAAAATAAGCTCTTGAGCCCTCACCATCAATTATTAAGCGACATAAGTAATCTCCTCTTGTAGTTTTAATGATTATGCCCTCAGGGACAGACTTAAGCTCTTTTACATGAGCACTTAATAGTATATTAGCCCCGGCTCTAAGAGCTCTCTCCGCCATCTCCTTATC includes:
- a CDS encoding NAD(P)/FAD-dependent oxidoreductase, which encodes MKRIDVAVIGGGPSGLSAAWSTARHGIDVALFEEHEEIGKPRHCAGLVSGEGLKLIGMPCRSSFIENKIYRALVIFSDFCIELKKVGDPLYVLDRELFDKEMAERALRAGANILLSAHVKELKSVPEGIIIKTTRGDYLCRLIIDGEGSRAYFARKMGLSGPRFKLPALQMDLRGANVHDDEVLIIKGKEWAPDFFAWVIPLGDSEVRVGVASTMSCCSLLLGKLIKHHPIVSKLLRDCTIKRTYGGTIVVGSAERTYSDSFITVGDAAGQTKPLTGGGIVYGSLCGSIAGVVAAKVVRREVEERVYETMWRRLLGVEESLGLLVREFTKGSIDRVVRLASRAKLISLFEESVHYDYHITSILKRPALLLVSILFLTLLEPVKAFKYSVRTLFS
- a CDS encoding class I SAM-dependent methyltransferase family protein — its product is MRKALALVVEKNRGEAVRRYLASIDALDFGLKIKVSNDKIHIPLSRALSRNEEEKLREICYFVLKEEEFDEIPRTPKTIIEWLSDKLPPHLLASIPKSWDIIGDIAIVELPDELLRHEELVAKAILSVHRNVKSVYAKVGAVEGDFRIRPLKLIGGEDKSVTIHKEHGAKLYVDVRGVFFSPRLSTERIRITSQVRDGESILDMFSGVGPFAIQVALKRKVLVYAIELNPIAYECLVKNISLNRLQGKVIPFFGDARKVVDEHLRGKVDRVIMNLPERSLDYIGDALKALRNKGILHVYVFEDEPQTTLKAKEKVLAKIEENKWVTLNVPYVGFVKQIAPRRWQMVVDVEVHHP
- the fen gene encoding flap endonuclease-1 → MGVDLKDLIPRSTVTLNTLSGKVVAVDAYNALYQFLSIIRQPDGTPLKDRHGRVTSHLSGLLYRTINFLEVGIKPVYVFDGRPPEIKEMEVLRRKRVKEEAVKKYEEALSRGDLKAAKTYAQQTAHLTDEMSSEAKELLNLLGVPWVQAPSEGEAQAAYMTIKGDAYSAASQDYDSLLFGAKRLVRNLTISGKRKLPRRDEYIEVHPELIELDKVLQELQITREQLIEVAILIGTDYNPDGVKGVGPKTALKLIKTYGSLEKVLKAIPDAEFPVDPLDIKRIFMEPQVTGNYKLEWRKPDVDGIITFLCEERDFSKERVMNALDRILKVHQQYARQPTLESFFKRH
- a CDS encoding CDC48 family AAA ATPase; this encodes MTNEGGEESTKDFTTEVTLKVADAKARDVGRGKVRIDSEVLRKLNLNVGDIVEIEGKKRTAAIVWPAYIEDQGAGIIRMDGLIRRNASVSIGDKVIVRRAKVSPAQIVRLAPESFTISIDHSFMNFVKRRLIDYPLVEGDHVLIPVLGQAIPFVVVSTKPSGVVVVTESTNLIIHERPAEEARATRVTYEDIGGLHDAIQKIREMVELPLKHPEIFKRLGIEPPKGVLLYGPPGCGKTLLAKAVANETDARFFAINGPEIMSKFYGESEQRLREIFEEAKKNAPSIIFIDEIDAIAPKREEVTGEVEKRVVAQLLALMDGLEARGNVIVIGATNRPNAVDPALRRPGRFDREIEIGVPDKQGRLEILQIHTRNMPLAKDVDLNKLAEVTHGFVGADLAALCREAAMKALRRYLPRIDLSQERIPLEVLEQLEVTMQDFLEAFKEITPSALREVYIEIPNVKWGDVGGLEQVKQELREAVEWPLKYPDAFKRMGIKPPKGVLLYGPPGCGKTLLAKAVATESEANFISVKGPEIFSKWVGESEKAIREIFRKARQASPCVVYFDEIDSIAPIRGLGFGDSAVTERVITQLLTEMDGIQSLDNVIVLASTNRPDIIDPALLRPGRFDRLIYVPPPDYEARLEILQIHTRNMPLAKDVDLTQLARIMEGYAGSDIEAVCREAGILALRENINAEKVEMRHFNEALKKVPPSITEDMVKSYRAWAERLRHYMQRGRGPMLSFV
- a CDS encoding elongation factor 1-beta, which encodes MAKVMALLRVLPADVDVDIEKLRKRIEEAIAKLGQGYMLQSYRVEPIAFGLNALKILILMREETEGGTYSLEEAIKSIEGVGEVEVEFVSRLS
- a CDS encoding protein-L-isoaspartate(D-aspartate) O-methyltransferase, which gives rise to MPKNLEAEKRRVIQSLIEAGVIKRKIVADALLKVPREEFIPREYRDYAYVDRPIPIGYGQTTSALHMVAWMCEAAELKPGDKVLEVGGGCGYMAAVYAEIVAPHEGSLKGHVYTIEIVGELARRAEENLGRLNYLDRVTVIHGDGSLGYPQAAPYDAIIVTAASPGAPKPLKEQLKVNGRLVIPIGSPYYVQELMLIRRLSEGDYEEKELGGCVFVPLRGKYGWSCD
- a CDS encoding DNA-directed RNA polymerase subunit H; this encodes MLKKKFTILDHVLVPKHILLSKEEKKALVEQLKIKPEQLPWIRASDPVAKLIGAKPGDIVKIVRKSPTAGETIAYRLVVP
- a CDS encoding DUF371 domain-containing protein, whose product is MKLKETFRAWGHPNIRATHRTTLEITREEHLTLRGDCIVAVRSEKSVADLDPKFKQMIMQDSARITLVLKVLGIEDTITGFGHEKLMLTSQVSMVCRKSSYICPRTLMIRADKSAIDIDRELIEYLRQGKQVEIAIEVEV
- a CDS encoding zinc finger domain-containing protein, producing the protein MPEVQLPLCSSCKRPIAPGTRSTKFYCPNCGETLFWRCWYCRKHTKPYKCLKCGFQGP